The proteins below come from a single Isoptericola dokdonensis DS-3 genomic window:
- the glmU gene encoding bifunctional UDP-N-acetylglucosamine diphosphorylase/glucosamine-1-phosphate N-acetyltransferase GlmU: protein MKSATPKILHAVGGRTMLGHAMTAARELEPAHLAVVVRHERDLVAAAATALDGSALVVDQDEVPGTGRAVQCALDALDARVHAARAAELAHVDDVHDDHADGADHPLGDGLDGAVVVLAGDIPLLDGATLAELLAAHHADGNAVTILTTEVADATGYGRIVREPGTGDVVGIVEHRDATPAQLEIREINSSVYVFDAAVLRRGLAGLGTDNAQGEVYLTDVVASAGAEGGHVRALLSDDPMVVEGVNDRVALATLGAELNRRVLDGWMRAGVTVVDPATTWVDVDVELAPDVTLLPGTQLHGATVVATGATIGPDTTLTDVEVGEGATVVRTHGSLSVVGAGASVGPFAYLRPNTVLGAKGKIGTFVETKNAEIGEGSKVPHLSYVGDATIGEGTNIGAASVTVNYDGVAKHRTVIGSHARTGADNMFVAPVTVGDGAYTAAGSIITRDVPAGALGVSRAQQKNVEGWVERRRPATPAADAAARSLGTSPDGLGAQARRELAEHNALTGAIPVVPDDASGSTESA from the coding sequence ATGAAGTCCGCGACGCCGAAGATCCTGCACGCCGTCGGCGGTCGCACCATGCTCGGGCACGCCATGACGGCCGCCCGCGAGCTCGAGCCCGCGCACCTCGCCGTCGTGGTCCGGCACGAGCGCGACCTCGTCGCCGCCGCCGCGACCGCCCTCGACGGGTCCGCGCTCGTCGTCGACCAGGACGAGGTCCCCGGGACCGGCCGCGCCGTGCAGTGCGCCCTCGACGCCCTCGACGCCCGCGTGCACGCCGCCCGCGCGGCCGAGCTCGCGCACGTCGACGACGTCCACGACGACCACGCGGACGGCGCCGACCACCCCCTCGGCGACGGCCTCGACGGCGCCGTCGTCGTGCTCGCCGGCGACATCCCGCTGCTCGACGGCGCCACGCTGGCCGAGCTGCTGGCCGCCCACCACGCGGACGGCAACGCCGTCACGATCCTCACCACCGAGGTCGCCGACGCCACCGGCTACGGCCGCATCGTGCGCGAGCCCGGCACCGGGGACGTCGTCGGGATCGTCGAGCACCGGGACGCCACGCCCGCCCAGCTCGAGATCCGCGAGATCAACTCGTCCGTCTACGTGTTCGACGCCGCCGTGCTGCGCCGCGGTCTCGCCGGCCTCGGCACCGACAACGCGCAGGGCGAGGTCTACCTCACCGACGTCGTCGCCTCCGCCGGCGCCGAGGGCGGCCACGTGCGCGCCCTGCTCAGCGACGACCCGATGGTCGTCGAGGGCGTCAACGACCGGGTCGCGCTCGCCACCCTCGGCGCCGAGCTCAACCGCCGCGTCCTGGACGGCTGGATGCGCGCGGGCGTCACCGTCGTCGACCCCGCCACCACCTGGGTCGACGTGGACGTCGAGCTGGCCCCCGACGTCACGCTGCTGCCCGGCACCCAGCTGCACGGCGCGACCGTCGTCGCCACCGGCGCCACCATCGGCCCCGACACCACCCTGACCGACGTCGAGGTGGGGGAGGGTGCGACCGTCGTGCGCACGCACGGCTCGCTGTCCGTCGTCGGCGCCGGCGCGTCCGTCGGCCCCTTCGCCTACCTCCGCCCGAACACGGTGCTCGGCGCGAAGGGCAAGATCGGCACCTTCGTGGAGACGAAGAACGCCGAGATCGGCGAGGGCTCCAAGGTCCCGCACCTGAGCTACGTCGGCGACGCCACCATCGGCGAGGGCACCAACATCGGCGCCGCGTCCGTCACCGTCAACTACGACGGCGTCGCCAAGCACCGCACCGTCATCGGCTCCCACGCGCGCACCGGGGCCGACAACATGTTCGTCGCCCCCGTCACCGTCGGCGACGGCGCCTACACCGCGGCCGGCAGCATCATCACCCGCGACGTGCCCGCCGGCGCCCTCGGCGTGAGCCGCGCCCAGCAGAAGAACGTCGAGGGCTGGGTCGAGCGCCGCCGTCCCGCCACCCCCGCCGCCGACGCCGCCGCCCGCTCCCTCGGCACGTCGCCCGACGGTCTCGGTGCGCAGGCGAGGCGTGAGCTCGCCGAGCACAATGCCCTCACGGGGGCGATCCCCGTGGTGCCCGACGACGCGTCCGGCTCGACCGAGTCCGCCTGA
- a CDS encoding ribose-phosphate diphosphokinase, translating into MNTSIPGTGERTLVLASGRAHPELAEAVAKELGIGLLPVSAYDFANSETYVRFGESVRGTDIFLLQSHTAPVNQWLMEHLLMVDAAKRASARSVTVVAPFYAYARQDKKSRGREPISARLVADMLRTAGADRIMSVDLHTPQIQGFFDGPVDHLWAMPVLTDYVRSRVDLSNVAVVSPDAGRIRVAEQWADKLGGCPLAFVHKTRDVTRPNQAVANRVVGDVEGRECVLVDDLIDTGGTIAEAVNVIMSAGAKSVVVAATHGVLSDPAAQRLSECGASEVVVTDTLPIATEKRFDGLTVLSIAPLIARAIREVFDDGSVTSLFDGNS; encoded by the coding sequence ATGAACACCTCGATCCCCGGCACCGGTGAGCGCACCCTCGTCCTCGCATCCGGGCGCGCGCACCCCGAGCTCGCCGAGGCCGTCGCGAAGGAGCTGGGCATCGGGCTGCTGCCCGTCTCCGCGTACGACTTCGCGAACAGCGAGACCTACGTGCGCTTCGGGGAGTCGGTCCGCGGCACCGACATCTTCCTGCTGCAGAGCCACACCGCCCCGGTGAACCAGTGGCTCATGGAGCACCTGCTCATGGTCGACGCCGCCAAGCGGGCCTCCGCCCGCTCCGTGACCGTCGTCGCGCCGTTCTACGCGTACGCGCGCCAGGACAAGAAGAGCCGCGGCCGCGAGCCCATCTCCGCCCGCCTGGTGGCCGACATGCTCCGCACCGCCGGCGCCGACCGCATCATGAGCGTCGACCTGCACACCCCGCAGATCCAGGGCTTCTTCGACGGCCCCGTCGACCACCTGTGGGCCATGCCCGTCCTGACGGACTACGTGCGCTCCCGCGTCGACCTGTCCAACGTCGCCGTCGTCTCCCCGGACGCCGGCCGCATCCGCGTCGCCGAGCAGTGGGCCGACAAGCTCGGCGGCTGCCCGCTCGCGTTCGTCCACAAGACGCGCGACGTCACGCGCCCCAACCAGGCCGTCGCCAACCGCGTGGTCGGTGACGTCGAGGGTCGCGAGTGCGTGCTCGTCGACGACCTCATCGACACCGGCGGCACCATCGCCGAGGCCGTCAACGTCATCATGTCGGCCGGCGCGAAGTCCGTGGTCGTCGCCGCCACCCACGGCGTCCTGTCCGACCCGGCCGCGCAGCGCCTCTCCGAGTGCGGCGCCAGCGAGGTCGTCGTCACCGACACCCTGCCCATCGCCACCGAGAAGCGTTTCGACGGCCTCACCGTGCTGTCCATCGCGCCGCTCATCGCCCGCGCCATCCGCGAGGTCTTCGACGACGGCTCCGTCACGTCGCTGTTCGACGGCAACTCCTGA
- a CDS encoding LamG-like jellyroll fold domain-containing protein, which translates to MTGESNLLRRRRRAAAGVVALLVALGVAGTGSVAVSGPAVPPVQVAKAPDGPVVGDAPVDARTVGGGTGQDLVVNFPRGEGGPEGSSHVARTLWWSWTAPATAPVRFTTHGSELDTVLRVREGSAEGRLVASNDDEGDVATSAVTVEAIAGQEYSVEVSAAADEAPEESLVQLTWEPAPQAVAEAPPAVEQQLTVSSIPVAGNTGEKPQSKTWSHAGTWWTVLASTATTPRGTWVWRQDPTTGSWSNVLQVSDRTDVRADVHPDGDDLHVLLHGPVSSLVSLRYDPATAGYGTWPGRAAATVVSLPQSETATLDVDSTGRMWVVWDTDSAIQARYADAPYATFSEPVTIANGIQPDDIGAVRALPGGRIGVLWSNQSTRRFGFRTHVDGASPTTWTADEVPAGSSALNVGGGMADDHLNLAVASDGTLYAAVKTSYDSSSQTVVGLLVRHPDGTWDPMRRVDTRGTRPVVQIDEATGRLRVVYTASTELDDILEKETSLAAPTFTGQATTVMDGRWNNPSGSRTQAAGATQVAAASSSAARVARLTWVDPSAPQARDASFSTQVGEPVVATLPGSSPDGGPLKFEIVQAPATGQVTALDPATGAFTYTPGPDQGIDSFTYRVGAGGEWSQPGVVTVRVGDGDGLVGAWDFDEGTGLVATDASGWHGDGLLRGGTQRVDGADGSGAVSFDGSTGYVEVPDSPVLDTTEQLTVAARVRVDTHRSQYVVKKAIRSTVDGWALGLSSTGRPYVRLAKATQDDRYQAEAAASVPADGATWVHLAGTYDGSTVRLYVDGVLAASVAGPTSVPVNDLPLTIGADANGDRSLDGAVDAVRVFDRGLDAAEIAALAAGGPVDTGPLALPGAWSTTVGQPVSGVLESRATGDPVTAFEVVDQPTGGTLSLTPATGAFTYVPGTVAGSDSFTFRVSDGTTWSAPATVVVSVGNADGVVGAWSFDEGSGTAAADSSGWGHDALLVGDATWAEGRGGTTALSLSGGTGYAVVPDADALDVSAGFTVGAWVRPGATRTQYVVKKASQNTVDGYELGLSNSGVPFLRVNQASSGDGYRVNGTTRPPTNGTWTSLVGTYDGSSLRLYVDGRLEGTVAGPSGVVANDLPLVVGSGADGFRPMTGRIDDVRVYSRALGGEDVAAVYGTQPTPTPTPTPSASPTPSPSVSPSPSPSPSVTPTPTPTPTVTPTPTPTPTPAPTPSVTPTPTPTPSPTPTPAPGLLRSWTLDEGTGTVVADATGTGAPGQVLGGSTWVAGVSGQALRFNGSTGYALVPDAPDLRLSGPMTVAAWVRPERVATQYVVKKALQGTTNGFELGLASSGRPFLRFNHASSGDGFRLDGSASYPTDGTTWTLLVGTYDGTTMRFYVDGVLQGSRPGPSAIGTSSLGIGIGAESDGTRAVRGAVDDVRLYGRALSGAEVSTLFTDQAS; encoded by the coding sequence ATGACTGGGGAATCCAACCTGCTGCGGCGCCGGCGCCGGGCCGCGGCGGGTGTCGTCGCCCTCCTGGTCGCGCTGGGCGTGGCGGGCACCGGGTCCGTGGCGGTGTCCGGTCCGGCCGTTCCGCCCGTGCAGGTCGCCAAGGCCCCGGACGGTCCCGTCGTCGGGGACGCGCCCGTCGACGCCCGGACCGTGGGCGGTGGCACCGGGCAGGACCTCGTCGTCAACTTCCCCCGGGGCGAGGGCGGACCCGAGGGCTCCTCCCACGTCGCCCGGACGCTGTGGTGGTCGTGGACCGCCCCCGCCACCGCGCCGGTCAGGTTCACCACGCACGGCAGCGAGCTCGACACGGTGCTCCGCGTGCGCGAGGGCTCGGCCGAAGGTCGGCTCGTGGCGAGCAACGACGACGAGGGCGACGTCGCCACGTCCGCGGTGACCGTCGAGGCGATCGCCGGCCAGGAGTACTCCGTCGAGGTGTCGGCGGCGGCCGACGAGGCGCCGGAGGAGTCGCTCGTCCAGCTGACCTGGGAGCCCGCACCGCAGGCCGTCGCCGAGGCCCCGCCCGCCGTCGAGCAGCAGCTGACCGTGTCGTCGATCCCCGTCGCCGGGAACACGGGCGAGAAGCCCCAGTCGAAGACCTGGTCGCACGCCGGGACCTGGTGGACCGTGCTCGCCTCGACGGCGACCACCCCGCGCGGCACCTGGGTCTGGCGGCAGGACCCGACCACGGGGAGCTGGTCGAACGTCCTGCAGGTCTCCGACCGCACCGACGTCCGGGCGGACGTCCACCCCGACGGCGACGACCTCCACGTCCTGCTGCACGGGCCCGTCTCCTCGCTCGTGTCCCTGCGCTACGACCCGGCGACCGCGGGCTACGGCACCTGGCCGGGCCGCGCCGCCGCCACGGTCGTGTCCCTGCCGCAGAGCGAGACGGCGACGCTCGACGTCGACTCCACGGGCCGTATGTGGGTGGTCTGGGACACCGACTCCGCGATCCAGGCGCGGTACGCCGACGCGCCCTACGCCACCTTCTCCGAGCCGGTGACGATCGCCAACGGAATCCAGCCGGACGACATCGGGGCCGTCCGCGCCCTGCCGGGCGGTCGGATCGGTGTGCTCTGGTCCAACCAGAGCACGCGCCGGTTCGGCTTCCGCACGCACGTCGACGGGGCGTCGCCGACGACGTGGACGGCCGACGAGGTCCCCGCGGGGTCCAGCGCGCTCAACGTCGGCGGCGGGATGGCGGACGACCACCTCAACCTGGCGGTCGCCTCCGACGGGACCCTGTACGCGGCCGTGAAGACGTCCTACGACTCGTCGTCGCAGACGGTGGTCGGGCTCCTGGTGCGCCACCCCGACGGCACGTGGGACCCGATGCGCCGGGTGGACACCCGCGGCACCCGGCCGGTCGTGCAGATCGACGAGGCGACCGGTCGGCTCCGCGTGGTCTACACGGCCAGCACGGAGCTCGACGACATCCTCGAGAAGGAGACGTCGCTCGCCGCCCCGACCTTCACCGGCCAGGCCACCACGGTCATGGACGGGCGGTGGAACAACCCCTCCGGCAGCCGGACCCAGGCCGCGGGCGCGACGCAGGTGGCCGCCGCGTCGTCGTCCGCGGCGCGGGTGGCGCGCCTGACCTGGGTCGACCCGTCGGCGCCGCAGGCCCGGGACGCCTCGTTCTCCACCCAGGTCGGCGAGCCGGTGGTCGCGACCCTGCCCGGGTCGTCGCCGGACGGCGGGCCCCTGAAGTTCGAGATCGTGCAGGCACCCGCGACCGGGCAGGTCACCGCGCTCGACCCGGCGACCGGGGCGTTCACCTACACCCCGGGGCCGGACCAGGGCATCGACTCGTTCACCTATCGGGTGGGCGCCGGCGGCGAGTGGTCGCAGCCCGGCGTCGTCACCGTCCGGGTCGGCGACGGGGACGGGCTCGTCGGGGCGTGGGACTTCGACGAGGGGACGGGGCTCGTCGCGACGGACGCCTCCGGGTGGCACGGTGACGGGCTGCTGCGCGGCGGGACGCAACGGGTCGACGGCGCCGACGGCTCGGGCGCGGTGTCGTTCGACGGTTCGACGGGCTACGTCGAGGTGCCGGACTCGCCCGTCCTCGACACGACGGAGCAGCTCACGGTCGCGGCACGGGTGCGCGTCGACACCCACCGCAGCCAGTACGTCGTGAAGAAGGCGATCCGGTCCACCGTCGACGGGTGGGCGCTCGGGCTGTCGAGCACGGGTCGGCCGTACGTCCGGCTGGCGAAGGCGACGCAGGACGACCGCTACCAGGCGGAGGCGGCGGCGTCCGTGCCCGCGGACGGCGCGACCTGGGTCCACCTGGCCGGCACGTACGACGGCTCCACGGTGCGGCTCTACGTCGACGGGGTCCTGGCGGCGTCGGTCGCCGGTCCGACGTCGGTCCCGGTCAACGACCTGCCGCTGACGATCGGCGCCGACGCGAACGGCGACCGCTCCCTCGACGGCGCGGTGGACGCGGTCCGCGTGTTCGACCGCGGGCTCGACGCCGCGGAGATCGCCGCGCTGGCCGCCGGGGGACCGGTCGACACCGGCCCGCTCGCGCTGCCCGGCGCCTGGTCGACGACCGTCGGCCAGCCGGTGTCGGGCGTCCTCGAGAGCCGGGCGACGGGCGACCCCGTGACCGCCTTCGAGGTGGTCGACCAGCCGACCGGCGGCACGCTGAGCCTGACCCCCGCCACGGGGGCGTTCACCTACGTGCCCGGCACGGTCGCGGGCTCCGACTCGTTCACGTTCCGGGTCTCGGACGGCACCACGTGGTCCGCGCCGGCGACCGTCGTCGTCTCGGTCGGCAACGCCGACGGCGTGGTCGGGGCCTGGTCGTTCGACGAGGGGAGCGGCACGGCGGCCGCCGACTCCTCCGGCTGGGGGCACGACGCACTCCTGGTCGGCGACGCGACGTGGGCCGAGGGGCGGGGCGGGACGACGGCGCTGTCGCTGTCCGGCGGCACCGGCTACGCCGTGGTCCCCGACGCCGACGCGCTCGACGTGTCGGCGGGCTTCACCGTCGGGGCGTGGGTGCGACCGGGGGCGACCCGGACCCAGTACGTCGTGAAGAAGGCGTCGCAGAACACGGTCGACGGGTACGAGCTCGGTCTGTCCAACAGCGGCGTGCCGTTCCTGCGGGTCAACCAGGCGTCCTCGGGCGACGGGTACCGGGTGAACGGGACCACCAGGCCGCCGACCAACGGCACGTGGACGAGCCTCGTCGGCACCTACGACGGGTCCAGCCTGCGGCTGTACGTCGACGGGCGGCTCGAGGGGACGGTGGCGGGCCCGTCCGGGGTGGTCGCGAACGACCTGCCCCTGGTGGTGGGTTCCGGGGCGGACGGCTTCCGCCCCATGACCGGTCGGATCGACGACGTGCGCGTCTACTCCCGCGCGCTGGGCGGCGAGGACGTCGCGGCGGTCTACGGCACGCAGCCGACACCGACGCCGACGCCCACGCCGTCTGCCAGCCCGACGCCGTCGCCGTCCGTGTCGCCGTCGCCGTCGCCGTCGCCCAGCGTGACGCCCACGCCCACGCCGACACCGACCGTCACGCCCACGCCCACGCCGACGCCGACACCCGCGCCGACGCCGAGCGTGACGCCCACGCCCACTCCGACGCCCAGCCCCACGCCGACGCCCGCACCCGGGCTGCTGCGCAGCTGGACCCTCGACGAGGGCACCGGCACCGTCGTGGCGGACGCCACCGGGACGGGCGCGCCCGGCCAGGTGCTCGGCGGTTCGACGTGGGTCGCGGGGGTCTCGGGCCAGGCGCTGCGGTTCAACGGGTCGACCGGCTATGCCCTGGTGCCGGACGCACCGGACCTCCGGCTGTCGGGACCGATGACCGTCGCGGCGTGGGTCCGCCCGGAGCGGGTGGCGACGCAGTACGTGGTGAAGAAGGCGCTCCAGGGGACGACGAACGGCTTCGAGCTCGGCCTCGCGTCGAGCGGTCGCCCGTTCCTGCGCTTCAACCACGCGTCGTCGGGTGACGGGTTCCGCCTCGACGGGTCCGCGAGCTACCCGACGGACGGGACGACGTGGACGCTCCTGGTGGGGACGTACGACGGGACGACGATGCGCTTCTACGTCGACGGGGTGCTGCAGGGTTCGCGGCCCGGCCCGTCCGCGATCGGGACGAGCTCGCTCGGGATCGGGATCGGTGCGGAGTCCGACGGGACACGGGCGGTGCGTGGGGCGGTCGACGACGTGCGTCTCTACGGCCGGGCCCTGTCCGGGGCCGAGGTGTCGACCCTGTTCACGGACCAGGCATCGTGA
- a CDS encoding glycosyltransferase, protein MSAAAGGTDEDGGGSRGAEVTVVVPTFNEGPNVDELVRRLTVALDGVDAEVLFVDDSTDDTPDVVRRRAAVADLPVRLVHRAEPVGGLSGAVVDGLRAARGELVVVMDGDLQHPPEMVPALLAAAAETGADVVVASRYTGKGDAGGLDGPWRKAVSRVSGLLARSMFPVRLREVSDPMTGFFVVRPARVDLSVLRPRGFKILLELLARQRLSVVEEPFVFGERFAGRSKATVSNGLRYVQQLVLLRFGRLSPFALIGALGAVLNLAILAGLQSAGVHYLPAVVAANVLTIVTNFWLQERFVFADLRDGVHGFWGRFGRSFAFNGTEAALRTLLLWWIVERAVPHPEIVQAALILVAFVVRFVFQAQVVYRPRRAERSAVVPGAPGGTIGVEPGGSAREGV, encoded by the coding sequence GTGAGCGCCGCGGCCGGCGGCACGGACGAGGACGGCGGAGGCTCCCGGGGCGCGGAGGTCACCGTCGTGGTGCCCACGTTCAACGAGGGGCCGAACGTCGACGAGCTCGTGCGCCGGCTGACGGTCGCCCTCGACGGGGTCGACGCCGAGGTGCTCTTCGTCGACGACTCGACCGACGACACCCCCGACGTCGTGCGCCGGCGGGCGGCGGTCGCCGACCTGCCGGTCCGGCTGGTCCACCGGGCGGAACCCGTCGGCGGCCTGTCGGGGGCGGTGGTCGACGGCCTGCGGGCCGCGCGGGGCGAGCTGGTCGTCGTGATGGACGGCGACCTCCAGCACCCGCCGGAGATGGTGCCGGCGCTGCTCGCCGCGGCGGCGGAGACGGGTGCCGACGTGGTGGTGGCCTCGCGCTACACCGGCAAGGGGGACGCCGGGGGGCTGGACGGGCCGTGGCGCAAGGCGGTCTCGCGGGTGTCCGGGCTGCTCGCCCGGTCGATGTTCCCCGTGCGGCTGCGCGAGGTCAGCGACCCGATGACGGGCTTCTTCGTGGTGCGGCCCGCGCGGGTCGACCTGTCGGTGCTGCGTCCGCGCGGCTTCAAGATCCTGCTGGAGCTGCTCGCCCGCCAGCGGCTGTCGGTGGTGGAGGAGCCGTTCGTGTTCGGCGAGCGGTTCGCGGGACGGTCCAAGGCGACGGTGTCGAACGGCCTGCGCTACGTCCAGCAGCTGGTGCTGCTCCGGTTCGGCCGGCTCTCGCCGTTCGCCCTCATCGGGGCGCTGGGCGCCGTGCTGAACCTTGCGATCCTGGCCGGTCTGCAGTCCGCCGGTGTGCACTACCTGCCGGCCGTCGTGGCGGCCAACGTGCTGACGATCGTCACGAACTTCTGGTTGCAGGAGCGGTTCGTGTTCGCGGACCTGCGCGACGGCGTCCACGGGTTCTGGGGCCGGTTCGGGCGGTCGTTCGCCTTCAACGGGACGGAGGCCGCGCTGCGGACGCTGCTGCTGTGGTGGATCGTCGAGCGCGCGGTCCCGCACCCGGAGATCGTGCAGGCGGCGCTGATCCTGGTGGCCTTCGTCGTGCGTTTCGTCTTCCAGGCGCAGGTCGTCTACCGGCCGCGGCGCGCGGAGCGGTCGGCGGTGGTGCCCGGCGCGCCGGGCGGGACGATCGGCGTCGAGCCGGGAGGGTCGGCGCGCGAGGGAGTCTGA
- a CDS encoding 50S ribosomal protein L25/general stress protein Ctc encodes MSEIKLTAETRTEFGKGAARRIRRANNIPAVLYGHGADPVHLTLPGHQTMLAVRHTNALLSLTIGDRTELAVVKDVQRHPWRPEIEHIDLLLVRQGEKIAVDVAVHVVGESAPGTIHLVESQVLSVEAPATSIPESFEVSIEGRPAGDTITAGDVELPEGVTLLTEPEYAVVLITEPRGEAADDESEASAAESSSEASAE; translated from the coding sequence GTGTCCGAGATCAAGCTCACCGCCGAGACCCGCACCGAGTTCGGCAAGGGTGCCGCCCGCCGCATCCGCCGCGCGAACAACATCCCCGCGGTCCTGTACGGCCACGGCGCGGACCCGGTCCACCTCACCCTCCCGGGCCACCAGACGATGCTCGCCGTGCGCCACACCAACGCGCTGCTCTCGCTCACCATCGGTGACCGCACCGAGCTCGCCGTCGTCAAGGACGTCCAGCGTCACCCGTGGCGTCCCGAGATCGAGCACATCGACCTGCTGCTCGTCCGCCAGGGCGAGAAGATCGCCGTCGACGTCGCCGTGCACGTCGTGGGCGAGTCCGCCCCGGGCACCATCCACCTGGTCGAGTCGCAGGTCCTGTCCGTCGAGGCTCCCGCCACGAGCATCCCCGAGTCGTTCGAGGTCTCCATCGAGGGCCGTCCGGCCGGCGACACCATCACGGCCGGCGACGTCGAGCTCCCCGAGGGCGTCACGCTGCTCACCGAGCCGGAGTACGCCGTCGTCCTCATCACCGAGCCGCGCGGCGAGGCGGCGGACGACGAGTCCGAGGCCTCGGCCGCCGAGTCCTCCTCCGAGGCCTCCGCCGAGTGA
- the pth gene encoding aminoacyl-tRNA hydrolase codes for MTDSPWLVVGLGNPGPKYAGNRHNVGQMVLDVLAGRTGARFARHPRAQAMVAEARLGVLPGGAPGPRVVLAKPSTYMNTSGGPTAGLAQYYGIDADHVLVVHDEVDIPFDTIKLKTGGGEGGHNGLRDISKALGTKDYTRVRVGVGRPPGRMDTADHVLKDFSAGERKDLPILVDDAADAVEMVLVDGLLAAQGRFHAARP; via the coding sequence ATGACCGACTCCCCGTGGCTCGTCGTCGGGCTCGGCAACCCCGGCCCGAAGTACGCCGGCAACCGCCACAACGTCGGCCAGATGGTCCTCGACGTCCTCGCCGGGCGCACGGGCGCCCGGTTCGCCCGCCACCCCCGCGCGCAGGCGATGGTCGCCGAGGCGCGCCTCGGCGTGCTGCCCGGCGGCGCCCCCGGACCGCGGGTCGTGCTCGCCAAGCCGTCGACCTACATGAACACGTCCGGCGGCCCCACGGCCGGGCTCGCGCAGTACTACGGCATCGACGCCGACCACGTGCTGGTGGTGCACGACGAGGTCGACATCCCCTTCGACACCATCAAGCTGAAGACCGGTGGCGGCGAGGGCGGCCACAACGGGCTGCGCGACATCTCCAAGGCCCTCGGCACGAAGGACTACACCCGCGTGCGCGTCGGCGTCGGCCGCCCGCCGGGCCGGATGGACACCGCCGACCACGTCCTCAAGGACTTCTCGGCAGGCGAGCGCAAGGACCTGCCGATCCTCGTCGACGACGCCGCCGACGCCGTCGAGATGGTCCTGGTGGACGGGCTGCTGGCCGCCCAGGGCCGGTTCCACGCCGCGCGTCCCTGA
- a CDS encoding glycosyltransferase — translation MTDGVVLAHDYATQRGGAERVALLLAAAFPSSPLLTTLYEPATTFPEFADVDVRPAGLNRVGPLRRHHRAALPFLARAVDSVRVEADVLLASSTGWAHGFRGARRTVVYCHAPARWLYQSDRYLGARTGGGIADRARATVARAALAGLAPRLRAWDRRAAARADVYLANSTVTRDAVRAAYGIEAEVVPPPPCLLPAGEETPLLGVRPGFLLCVARLLPYKNVDVVVGAAARAGRHLVVVGDGPDRARLESAAARLAPGRVTFTGRVADGTLRWLYRNADLLVAASYEDYGLTPLEAGAFGTPVVALRDGGYLDTVAEGVNGVFFDHPLADEVAAAIDVATAAPWDAAAVRAHVDRFGADRFVARLQTVVAEQQDVASSTLEGSVA, via the coding sequence TTGACTGACGGTGTCGTGCTCGCCCACGACTATGCGACACAGCGGGGCGGTGCGGAACGCGTCGCGCTCCTCCTGGCCGCGGCCTTCCCGTCCTCGCCCCTGCTCACCACCCTGTACGAGCCGGCGACGACGTTCCCCGAGTTCGCCGACGTCGACGTCCGGCCCGCCGGGCTGAACCGCGTGGGCCCGCTGCGCCGGCACCATCGCGCGGCCCTGCCGTTCCTGGCCCGCGCGGTCGACTCGGTCCGGGTCGAGGCGGACGTGCTGCTCGCGAGCTCGACCGGCTGGGCGCACGGGTTCCGCGGGGCGCGACGCACGGTCGTCTACTGCCACGCCCCGGCCCGCTGGCTCTACCAGTCGGACCGCTACCTGGGTGCGCGCACGGGCGGCGGGATCGCCGACCGGGCTCGCGCGACCGTCGCCCGGGCGGCCCTCGCAGGGCTCGCGCCACGCCTGCGGGCGTGGGACCGCCGGGCGGCCGCGCGGGCGGACGTCTACCTCGCCAACTCGACGGTCACCCGGGACGCGGTCCGTGCCGCCTACGGCATCGAGGCCGAGGTCGTGCCGCCGCCGCCCTGCCTGCTGCCCGCCGGCGAGGAGACCCCGCTGCTCGGGGTGCGGCCCGGATTCCTGCTGTGCGTCGCCCGGCTGCTGCCCTACAAGAACGTCGACGTCGTCGTCGGGGCGGCCGCGCGCGCCGGCCGGCACCTGGTCGTGGTGGGGGACGGGCCGGACCGCGCCCGGCTGGAGTCTGCCGCGGCCCGGCTGGCGCCGGGCCGGGTGACGTTCACCGGCCGGGTCGCCGACGGGACGCTGCGCTGGCTCTACCGGAACGCGGACCTGCTCGTCGCGGCGTCCTACGAGGACTACGGGTTGACGCCCCTCGAGGCCGGGGCCTTCGGCACGCCGGTCGTCGCGCTCCGCGACGGCGGCTACCTCGACACCGTCGCGGAGGGGGTCAACGGGGTCTTCTTCGACCACCCGCTGGCCGACGAGGTCGCCGCGGCGATCGACGTGGCGACCGCGGCCCCGTGGGACGCCGCCGCGGTCCGTGCGCACGTCGACCGGTTCGGGGCGGACAGGTTCGTGGCGCGACTGCAGACCGTGGTCGCGGAGCAGCAGGACGTCGCGTCCTCGACGCTGGAGGGGTCCGTCGCATGA